The following is a genomic window from Bacillus spongiae.
TAGTCACAGCTCCCATAGTATTAATTTTTACGGTTGATCCAATTCCTGCAATGTCTCCTTCATAATCCGTATTAACAAGAGAACCATACACCATTGCTTTTCTTAGGTTTTCATTCAGGCGTGCGCTCCAAACTGTAGGCATAAAATTTGTGATACTCATTAATAAATTCCTCCTTAACTATCCTGCAATACTTGCTGTACTGCTTCCCAATTTTCGTTAATTTCATCTTCTGACATGTTTTGAATCGCTTCTATTGTTAGTGTTTTACCGTCGTTGTTGCTTGGTGGCTTATAGCCTCCTTTTAGTCTTTCTTCCACAATCTGTTGAGTGTGAGAACTAAAGACTTTTTCCAAAGTTTCTAGATTAGTATTT
Proteins encoded in this region:
- a CDS encoding DUF4355 domain-containing protein translates to EKKREELRNEAIKVANEKKLPLDLVDFMLGENQETTNTNLETLEKVFSSHTQQIVEERLKGGYKPPSNNDGKTLTIEAIQNMSEDEINENWEAVQQVLQDS